One genomic window of Wolbachia endosymbiont (group B) of Eucosma cana includes the following:
- the tsaD gene encoding tRNA (adenosine(37)-N6)-threonylcarbamoyltransferase complex transferase subunit TsaD produces the protein MKTILAIETSCDETAVAIVNSNKQVLAHEILSQAEHKKRGGVIPEIASRAHMKHLSGLIKSAMEKYNLSFCDLDAIAATSGPGLIGGLIVGTMMAKAIAHVAQKPFIAVNHLEAHALVVRLLYEVKFPFLVLLISGGHCQFLIAQDVGKYIKLGETLDDSLGEAFDKVAKMLGLSYPGGPLIEKLAKKGDGMRFKLPRAMTKRSGCDFSFSGIKTAVKNLIRELVMNEQDVCDMCASFQECVSDILLDRVKNAITIASSLNIKINDFVITGGVAANNFLKERLKKHIDLNVLSPPSNLCTDNAVMVGWTGIERLQRNYVDSLDFAPRPKWELENITGTKNYLLYNAAAGEFL, from the coding sequence ATGAAGACTATTTTAGCTATTGAAACAAGCTGCGATGAAACTGCAGTTGCAATTGTAAATAGCAACAAGCAAGTTCTTGCTCACGAAATTCTTTCTCAGGCAGAGCATAAAAAGCGCGGTGGAGTGATTCCCGAAATAGCATCACGTGCTCATATGAAGCATTTAAGTGGTTTAATAAAAAGTGCTATGGAAAAATATAACCTTAGTTTTTGTGATTTGGATGCAATTGCAGCGACATCAGGACCAGGACTCATAGGTGGATTAATAGTTGGTACAATGATGGCTAAAGCAATTGCGCATGTAGCACAAAAACCGTTTATTGCAGTCAATCACTTAGAAGCACATGCGTTAGTTGTTAGGCTACTATATGAAGTTAAATTTCCGTTTTTAGTCCTACTGATATCAGGTGGCCATTGTCAATTTTTAATTGCACAGGATGTAGGTAAATACATCAAACTTGGAGAAACGCTTGATGACTCATTAGGAGAAGCATTTGACAAAGTCGCTAAGATGCTGGGTCTAAGCTATCCAGGAGGTCCATTGATTGAAAAATTAGCTAAAAAAGGTGATGGTATGAGATTTAAACTGCCAAGGGCGATGACAAAACGCTCCGGATGTGACTTTTCGTTTTCTGGAATTAAAACAGCAGTAAAAAACTTAATACGAGAACTTGTAATGAATGAACAGGATGTATGTGATATGTGTGCCTCATTTCAAGAGTGTGTCAGCGACATACTACTTGATAGAGTCAAAAATGCAATTACTATTGCTTCATCCTTAAATATTAAAATTAATGATTTTGTAATTACTGGTGGAGTTGCAGCAAATAATTTCCTGAAAGAGAGATTAAAAAAGCACATAGACTTGAACGTGCTTTCTCCTCCAAGCAATTTATGTACAGACAATGCAGTGATGGTTGGATGGACAGGAATTGAAAGGTTACAGAGAAACTATGTAGACTCTCTTGACTTTGCACCAAGGCCAAAGTGGGAATTAGAAAATATTACTGGCACAAAAAATTATCTACTATATAATGCGGCCGCTGGTGAATTTTTGTAG
- a CDS encoding P44/Msp2 family outer membrane protein, with protein sequence MRIGISIEIESMTPTSGNEGIPTLMLMTNGYYHFNNSSLFTPYIGFGVGLAQLSQFINFDTKDDFIKAYQGKFGLSYRSSSSTEISFGYRFLGLLNNTPKVKQLQDYDRYHSHSHIVEIGFRFYI encoded by the coding sequence ATGAGAATTGGTATTAGTATTGAGATTGAGAGTATGACTCCAACGAGTGGAAACGAAGGCATCCCCACTCTTATGCTAATGACAAATGGTTACTATCACTTTAATAATAGCAGTCTTTTTACTCCATACATTGGTTTTGGTGTAGGATTAGCCCAATTAAGCCAATTCATCAATTTTGACACGAAAGATGATTTCATAAAAGCTTATCAGGGAAAGTTTGGTTTAAGCTATCGTTCAAGTAGTTCAACTGAGATATCTTTTGGTTACAGATTTCTTGGTTTGCTAAATAATACTCCTAAGGTAAAGCAGCTTCAAGATTATGATAGATATCATTCTCATTCTCATATAGTAGAAATTGGATTCAGGTTTTATATCTAG